From Lysobacter silvisoli, the proteins below share one genomic window:
- a CDS encoding phosphodiester glycosidase family protein, producing the protein MKLLARALIALAALFGAAAPAREPRYTVLRVDTRSEDLRLFLRDDQGKPLLQLKRLDAWLRSRGQSLRFAMNAGMYEPDYSPVGLLVIDGQELAPLNLREGEGNFYLKPNGVFLLGAQGPRVIESSRYPAQAQGVRLATQSGPLLLQGGAIHPRLGPDSKSRHVRNGVGVDGPIAYFVISDEPVTLYEFARHFRDVLHCSDALYLDGAISTLRAPALKRRGSGAKLGPMIGVVE; encoded by the coding sequence ATGAAGCTGCTCGCCCGCGCCCTGATCGCCCTGGCCGCCTTGTTCGGCGCCGCCGCTCCGGCGCGCGAGCCGCGCTACACGGTGTTGCGCGTGGACACGCGCAGCGAGGACCTGCGCCTGTTCCTGCGCGACGACCAGGGCAAGCCGCTGCTGCAGCTCAAGCGTCTGGACGCTTGGCTGCGGTCGCGCGGTCAGTCGCTGCGCTTCGCCATGAACGCCGGCATGTACGAGCCCGACTATTCGCCGGTCGGGCTGCTGGTGATCGACGGCCAGGAACTGGCGCCGCTGAACCTGCGCGAAGGCGAGGGCAACTTCTACCTCAAGCCCAACGGCGTGTTCCTGCTGGGCGCGCAGGGGCCGCGGGTGATCGAATCCTCGCGGTACCCGGCGCAGGCGCAAGGCGTGCGCCTGGCCACCCAGTCCGGTCCCTTGCTGCTGCAGGGCGGGGCGATCCACCCGCGCCTGGGCCCGGATTCCAAGTCGCGCCACGTGCGCAACGGCGTCGGCGTGGACGGGCCCATCGCCTATTTCGTCATCAGCGACGAGCCGGTGACGCTGTACGAATTCGCCCGCCATTTCCGCGACGTTCTGCATTGCAGCGATGCGCTGTACCTGGACGGCGCGATCTCCACCCTGCGCGCGCCCGCGCTGAAGCGGCGCGGCTCCGGCGCCAAGTTGGGGCCGATGATCGGGGTGGTGGAGTAG
- a CDS encoding GFA family protein, with the protein MSDPHPNLLPGGCHCGAVRLEFATALTPQDTAPRACDCDFCRKHGAAYVSDPTGRLRIRVADAAGLLAYRQGSEAALFRLCARCGVLVAVTYEQDGRLYAAVNATALDRRDAFLPAVDASPQLLSREQKIERWTRLWVGDVAVTGSG; encoded by the coding sequence ATGTCCGACCCCCACCCGAACCTGCTGCCGGGCGGCTGCCACTGCGGCGCTGTGCGGCTGGAATTCGCCACCGCGCTGACGCCACAGGACACCGCGCCGCGCGCCTGCGACTGCGATTTCTGCCGCAAGCACGGCGCGGCCTACGTGTCCGATCCGACCGGGCGCCTGCGCATCCGGGTGGCCGACGCCGCCGGCCTGCTGGCGTACCGGCAGGGCTCGGAGGCGGCGCTGTTCCGCCTGTGCGCGCGCTGTGGCGTGCTGGTCGCGGTCACCTACGAACAGGATGGCCGCCTGTACGCCGCGGTCAACGCCACCGCGCTGGACCGGCGCGATGCGTTCCTGCCCGCGGTGGACGCCTCGCCGCAGCTGCTGAGCCGCGAGCAGAAGATCGAGCGCTGGACCCGGCTGTGGGTGGGCGACGTGGCGGTGACCGGCAGCGGCTAA
- a CDS encoding zinc ribbon domain-containing protein: MSSYVCVKCGGTDCEVAELRGAGGLMSSVLDVSTRKFKTVSCERCGYTEFYRADLSDGAKLFDFLAG; the protein is encoded by the coding sequence ATGTCGTCCTACGTTTGCGTCAAATGCGGTGGCACCGATTGCGAAGTGGCCGAGCTGCGCGGCGCCGGCGGGCTGATGTCGTCGGTGCTGGACGTGTCGACCCGGAAGTTCAAGACCGTCAGCTGCGAGCGCTGCGGTTACACCGAGTTCTATCGCGCCGACCTGTCCGACGGCGCCAAGCTGTTCGACTTTCTGGCCGGCTGA
- the parE gene encoding DNA topoisomerase IV subunit B codes for MSSRYNAADIEVLSGLDPVKRRPGMYTDTSRPNHLAQEVIDNAVDEALAGHARSIEVTLYADGSCEVADDGRGMPVDIHPEEKIPGVELILTRLHAGGKFSNKNYTFSGGLHGVGVSVVNALSKLVEVHIKRDGSEYRMTFKDGDRATPLEVVGTVGKKNTGTRVRFWPDAKYFDTPKFSLRALKHVLRAKAVLCPGLNVKLFDEASGERLEWYYEDGLRDYLSGELREGQPQRELLPPELFVGQLKKDTEVVDWAVAWAPDGELVQESYVNLIPTAQHGTHVNGLRTGFTDALREFCDFRNLLPRGVKLAPEDVWDRVAFVLSIKMTDPQFSGQTKERLSSRQAAGFVEGAAHDAFSLWLNQHTELGEKIAQLAIERAAARLKTEKQIVRKKVTQGPALPGKLADCSSQDLSRTELFLVEGDSAGGSARQARDKDFQAILPLRGKILNTWEVASGSVLGSQEVHDLAVAIGCDPGKDDISGLRYGKVVILADADSDGLHIATLLSALFLKHFPALVAAGHIFVAMPPLFRVDVGKQVFYALDEEEKRILLEKIEREKVRGAINVTRFKGLGEMNAGQLRESTIHPDTRRLVQLTVDDSAETHSLMDMLLAKKRAGDRKYWLETKGDLATLEV; via the coding sequence ATGAGCAGTCGTTACAACGCCGCCGATATCGAAGTCCTCTCCGGCCTGGACCCGGTCAAACGCCGGCCGGGCATGTACACCGACACCAGCCGGCCCAACCATCTGGCCCAGGAAGTCATCGACAACGCCGTCGACGAGGCCCTGGCCGGGCACGCGCGCAGCATCGAGGTCACCCTGTACGCCGACGGCAGCTGCGAAGTGGCCGACGACGGCCGCGGCATGCCGGTGGACATCCACCCCGAGGAGAAGATCCCGGGCGTGGAGCTGATCCTGACCCGCCTGCACGCGGGCGGTAAGTTCAGCAACAAGAACTACACCTTCTCCGGCGGCCTGCACGGCGTCGGCGTGAGCGTGGTCAACGCGCTGTCCAAGCTGGTCGAAGTGCACATCAAGCGCGACGGCAGCGAATACCGCATGACCTTCAAGGACGGCGACCGCGCCACCCCGCTGGAGGTGGTCGGCACCGTCGGCAAGAAGAACACCGGCACCCGCGTGCGCTTCTGGCCCGACGCCAAGTATTTCGACACGCCCAAGTTCTCGCTGCGCGCGCTCAAGCACGTGCTGCGCGCCAAGGCGGTGCTGTGCCCGGGCCTGAACGTCAAGCTGTTCGACGAGGCCAGCGGCGAGCGTCTGGAGTGGTACTACGAGGACGGCCTGCGCGACTACCTGTCCGGCGAGCTGCGCGAAGGCCAGCCGCAGCGCGAACTGCTGCCGCCGGAACTGTTCGTGGGCCAGCTCAAGAAGGACACCGAGGTCGTGGACTGGGCGGTGGCCTGGGCGCCCGACGGCGAGCTGGTGCAGGAAAGCTACGTCAACCTGATCCCGACCGCACAGCACGGCACCCACGTCAACGGCCTGCGCACCGGTTTCACCGACGCGCTGCGCGAGTTCTGCGACTTCCGCAACCTGCTGCCGCGCGGCGTCAAGCTGGCGCCGGAAGACGTGTGGGACCGCGTCGCCTTCGTGCTCAGCATCAAGATGACCGACCCGCAGTTCAGCGGCCAGACCAAGGAGCGCTTGTCCTCGCGCCAGGCCGCAGGCTTCGTCGAGGGCGCCGCACACGACGCGTTCTCGCTGTGGCTCAACCAGCACACCGAACTGGGCGAGAAGATCGCCCAGCTGGCGATCGAGCGCGCCGCCGCGCGCCTGAAGACCGAAAAGCAGATCGTCCGCAAGAAGGTCACCCAGGGCCCCGCCCTGCCCGGCAAGCTCGCCGACTGCAGTTCGCAGGATCTCTCACGCACCGAACTGTTCCTGGTCGAGGGCGACTCGGCCGGCGGCAGCGCGCGCCAGGCGCGCGACAAGGATTTCCAGGCGATCCTGCCGCTGCGCGGCAAGATCCTCAACACCTGGGAAGTGGCCTCGGGCAGCGTGCTGGGTTCGCAGGAAGTGCACGACCTGGCGGTGGCGATCGGCTGCGATCCGGGCAAGGACGACATCAGCGGCCTGCGCTACGGCAAGGTGGTGATCCTGGCCGACGCCGACTCCGACGGCCTGCACATCGCGACCCTGCTCAGCGCGCTGTTCCTCAAGCACTTCCCGGCCCTGGTCGCGGCCGGCCACATCTTCGTGGCCATGCCGCCGCTGTTCCGCGTGGACGTGGGCAAGCAGGTGTTCTACGCGCTGGACGAAGAGGAAAAGCGCATCCTGCTGGAGAAGATCGAACGCGAGAAAGTCCGCGGCGCGATCAACGTGACCCGCTTCAAGGGCCTGGGCGAGATGAACGCCGGGCAGCTGCGCGAGTCCACCATCCACCCCGACACGCGCCGCCTGGTGCAGCTGACGGTGGACGATTCGGCCGAAACGCATTCGCTGATGGACATGCTGCTGGCCAAGAAGCGCGCCGGCGACCGCAAGTATTGGTTGGAAACCAAGGGCGATCTGGCCACGCTGGAAGTCTGA
- a CDS encoding winged helix-turn-helix domain-containing protein: MSLAAAPLSPAQARALHLAAQGLLARPRKRARKADVLAAIARMQLLQIDTIHVVARSPYLVLHARLGDYPSRWLEELLAERAIFEVWAHEACFAPMDDYLLHRNAMPQRAHHWAIRNAQAHRSRSGAKIDRLLAHIRDLGAVKSSDFERKQPGAGGWWGWKDEKRWLETGFALGELMVARRDNFQRVYDLSERVAGAVVPGWDSTELELAQVRHQTILKSVKALGIAQARWVADYYRTKPRLRDADLQPLVEQGDLLRVEVQGWDAPGYVHADHAQVLAQAAAGRLRATHCALLSPFDPLVWDRERAREFLGFDYTLECYTPEAKRRYGYFVLPILARGRLVGRLDAKAHRREGVFEVKALHLEEGIAPERAPVDDIARAIDDCARWHGTPKVAVTRCYPAALRAPLRAALKALASA, translated from the coding sequence ATGAGCCTGGCCGCGGCGCCGCTGAGCCCGGCGCAGGCGCGCGCGCTGCACCTGGCCGCGCAGGGCCTGCTCGCGCGGCCGCGCAAACGCGCGCGCAAGGCCGACGTGCTGGCCGCGATCGCGCGCATGCAGCTGCTGCAGATCGACACCATCCACGTGGTCGCGCGCAGCCCCTACCTGGTGCTGCACGCGCGCCTGGGCGACTACCCGTCGCGCTGGCTGGAAGAGCTGCTGGCCGAGCGCGCGATCTTCGAAGTCTGGGCGCACGAGGCCTGCTTCGCGCCGATGGACGACTACCTGCTGCATCGCAACGCCATGCCGCAGCGCGCCCACCACTGGGCGATCCGCAACGCGCAGGCGCACCGCAGCCGCAGCGGCGCCAAGATCGACCGCCTGCTGGCGCACATCCGCGACCTGGGCGCGGTCAAGTCCTCGGACTTCGAGCGCAAGCAGCCCGGCGCTGGCGGCTGGTGGGGCTGGAAGGACGAGAAGCGCTGGCTGGAAACCGGCTTCGCCCTGGGCGAACTGATGGTGGCGCGGCGCGACAACTTCCAGCGCGTGTACGACCTGAGCGAACGCGTGGCCGGCGCCGTAGTGCCGGGCTGGGACAGCACCGAACTCGAGCTCGCCCAGGTGCGCCACCAGACCATCCTGAAGTCGGTCAAGGCCCTGGGCATCGCCCAGGCGCGCTGGGTCGCCGACTACTACCGGACCAAACCGCGCCTGCGCGATGCCGACCTGCAGCCGCTGGTGGAGCAGGGCGATCTGCTGCGCGTGGAGGTGCAGGGCTGGGACGCGCCGGGCTACGTGCACGCCGATCATGCGCAGGTGTTGGCGCAGGCCGCGGCCGGGCGCCTGCGCGCCACCCATTGCGCGCTGCTGTCGCCGTTCGATCCGCTGGTCTGGGACCGCGAGCGCGCGCGCGAATTCCTCGGCTTCGACTACACCCTGGAGTGCTACACGCCCGAGGCCAAGCGCCGCTACGGCTACTTCGTACTGCCCATCCTCGCCCGCGGCCGCCTGGTCGGGCGCCTGGACGCCAAGGCGCACCGCCGCGAAGGCGTGTTCGAGGTCAAAGCCCTGCACCTGGAAGAGGGCATCGCGCCCGAACGCGCGCCGGTGGACGACATCGCCCGCGCCATCGACGACTGCGCGCGTTGGCACGGCACGCCGAAAGTGGCGGTGACGCGCTGCTATCCGGCTGCATTGCGCGCACCGCTGCGCGCGGCGTTGAAAGCACTCGCGTCCGCTTAG
- the hutG gene encoding N-formylglutamate deformylase: MSHVPAPAEPVFELHRGSAPLLISLPHNGSQIPPELAARMQPQAREAPDTDWHVALLYSFARELGASILVPRYSRYVVDLNRPPDDTSLYPGQNTTGLCPAVRFTGEPVYLDGQEPTPEEVAQRVDLYWRPYHENLDAELARIRGEHGRVVLWEGHSIKGSDLPFLFEGRLPDLNLGTSGGASCSPQLQARLEALLAAQGDYDYVVNGRFKGGYITRHYASPETGVQAVQLELSQRNYMDERSYAYDEAVAVRLQPLLERLLRACLDP; encoded by the coding sequence ATGAGCCACGTCCCCGCGCCGGCCGAACCGGTCTTCGAACTCCATCGCGGCAGCGCGCCGCTGTTGATCAGCCTGCCGCACAACGGCAGCCAGATCCCGCCGGAGCTGGCTGCGCGCATGCAGCCGCAGGCGCGCGAGGCGCCGGATACCGATTGGCACGTGGCGCTGCTGTATTCGTTCGCGCGCGAACTGGGCGCCTCGATCCTGGTGCCGCGCTACTCGCGCTACGTGGTCGACCTGAACCGTCCGCCCGACGACACCTCACTGTATCCGGGCCAGAACACCACCGGCCTGTGCCCGGCGGTGCGCTTCACCGGCGAGCCGGTGTACCTGGACGGTCAGGAGCCCACCCCCGAGGAAGTGGCGCAGCGCGTGGACCTGTACTGGCGCCCCTATCACGAGAACCTGGACGCCGAGCTCGCGCGCATTCGCGGCGAGCATGGCCGCGTGGTGCTGTGGGAAGGCCATTCGATCAAGGGCAGCGACCTGCCGTTCCTGTTCGAGGGCCGGCTGCCCGACCTCAACCTGGGCACCTCCGGCGGCGCCAGCTGTTCGCCGCAGCTGCAGGCCCGGCTGGAAGCGCTGCTGGCCGCGCAAGGCGACTACGACTACGTGGTCAACGGCCGCTTCAAAGGCGGCTACATCACCCGCCACTACGCTTCGCCCGAGACCGGCGTGCAGGCGGTGCAGTTGGAGCTGAGCCAGCGCAACTACATGGACGAGCGCAGCTACGCCTACGACGAAGCCGTGGCGGTGCGCCTACAGCCGCTGCTGGAACGCCTGCTGCGCGCCTGTCTGGACCCATGA